Part of the bacterium genome is shown below.
ACCGGTGATGACGAAAGAACCGTCGCGCATTTCGGTAATGCAGTTGGCGACATCGTCTAATGTCCCACCGAAGTTGCGGCTCCAGAGTGTATCCCCGTTTATATCTATTCGGACGATGTGAACATCGGATTGACCCAGAGGGCCGGGGGATATTTCCCCGGCAAGGATGAAACCACCGCTCGAAACCTCTTTAACCGAATTGAATCGGGTGTTCGAGTAGTAATTGCGTAACCATATTGTGTCGCCATTAGCGTCGGTTTTGGCCGCAATACCGTATTCAATAGAGCCTTCTGATCTATAACCGGCAAGCACGAAACAATCTTCGGAAGTGAAGATGTGTGAAAGCGCGACCTCGTTATACGAGGTTTCGATAAGTCTTGTCCAAATGGTGTCCCCTGTATCGTTAAGCTTAACGAGCCAGATGTTGTTTCTGCTATCGTTGACGGAATAACCCGCTGCACTGAACTCGCTATCCGGAAGCTCGCAAACAGAATATAAGCAATCATCGGTACCAGCACGATCGATAGAGGTTGTCCATAGAGGAGAGCTTCCAGCAACTGTTCGCAAAACATAGCCATCTTTATCGAGGGTGCTCGAAAGCAGAGTGTAACCAACGGCGATGCATCCATATCCCGGGGCAGGCGCGACAAAATAAGGCACTTGGTCGCCAGCACCACCATAAGTGCGAGACCATCCGCCGATAATACCTGAATAGACACTTATCTGAAGTGGATCGCTTTCGCCAGCGGAATAATCGGCGGAAACTGCGTAAGTGTATCCAGTTAGCTCGGATATAGAAGTGTCGAGATAAATGGTATCGCTTATTGTAATAATATGTGTGTATTCCGTATCATAGAAGCCTTTACGGTATATTTTATATCCTATAACAGGTTCGGTGATATTAAATGGTCTATTCCAGCTAAGTTCTATGTATCCTCCTGTGATCGATTTTGCGTTTAGGTTCTGTGGTGGGCGACGTGTTATGACCGGTGGGATGATATCTTTTGCTTGGTGGCCGACTATTGTAAAGTCTGCTGGCATGCCTTCTGGAAGGCTATACCAACCATTAGAATAACCCGACCAGCCCATGTTCAAATGGTAAAGATCCGAAGTGTCGTAGCCGTCGCAAACAATGGCGTGGCCACCGACCCCCATACCGCCGATGCCTAACTCTACTGGTTGGGCGATTAAGATATTAGCCTGAAGAGTATCCCAAAACCCAGTGGATAATATTATCATTCCGCTTGCAGAGGCATAGTCGAATTTATTCATGAGTGCATCCGGCACAAACCGAGTATCTGAAGAAGAACCTTCATTACTATATTGCATTTGGAGCGAAACACCGCAAGCCCACATTAGGTCGGCAATAGATGCACTTGTTGGATAACGCCCGGCACCGCGGTAATCTAAGCCGTAAAAGCTTGCTGTGCTTGCATCTATCCAGATTCTCGGAGATGTTGACTCCGACCAATAGCTATCGCTGGAATTGAATGTAGCCGAAGACGGATATTCCCAGTAATCAATAATTTGGCTGGTTGCAGTTGCAACGCAACCGGTAACAGACCTTTCGCCTGCTTCGGGGTCTATAGGACAATGTTCGTTATATGGTGCGCTTTGGCCCCAGTTAGTGTCTATCCACGGGCCCCAGATAGATGTTGTTGATATCGAAGAGATAAACAGTTTTTCATGATTTAGGTAACTATTCCAAGAAAGATTATTAGCGCGTAGAACGGCCGAGTTGGTGAAGGGTTTAGCCTCTTTGCGAAGGGCTAAATCCGTTTTCAGTATAAGATAGGGTAAGTTGTTATGCGATTCATCGATTACAAAATCGCCTTCCGTGGAATAAGCTATGATGGGTTCTATGTCGGTATCTGCTGAAACAGCGATATAGCCTTGAGGTTCGATATGAGCTATATAGGCGAGTGGTTGCACATCGGAGGTGATAACGGATATGTTGCTAATTGCAAAAGGTTCCGATTTGCAAAGCTGGTCGGGTGATAATCCAAACCCTGGATGTGTGTCGAGAAAAATGCTGGCAACATCGAGGGCCATCTCTTGAGTTACCTGAATGGCAAAGGCAATGTTTAAAGCAAAAAGAACAATTATAATAAATACAGTGGAAGGGGTTTGTTTCATCGATTCCTCCGTTTAAATATACAAAAATGTAACCTTTGAAGTATATGCATGGTCATTAAATAATCAACATCTTGAAACAGGAATTATGGTTAAAGATAAGACGATAAAAAATAGATATATATTATAACTACCTTTATATTAATAAATTAGGGCTATGGTTCCCGAGGAAATTCGAGCATTTTGGCAAGCTAGAGAATAATAATAGGTTCCTATTGGAGCGAGGCGGCCACCAACTTTACCATCCCATTCAAGAACGCTACTCGAGTATATCTCTTTACCCTCGAGACTATAAATTGTCAGGATACAGGAATCCGACGGATTTGTATGTGATATTCTAAAAATATCATTTTTGTTGTCACCATTAGGAGTGATTATCTCGGTGTTGATAGAATATCCCGCCTGTTCGATTCCTAGTCCCAAAGCAAGGAGGATTGCCGGATTGCCGAAATAGATATTCGTTATAGGTTCGACTTCTATGTGCATCGAAGAAGCTTCGGAAGGACAATATTCAAACACAAACCACTCGCCATCTGTAGGATTTATGGAATCGGGTAATTGCGGAGTGGTGTGATATAAACCCTGTCTGGGAAAATCTAGTTGATAGATAATAAGCTGCCTGTCTCCCGTATTGATGACATAAGTCGATTCATCGGAGCATTCCCCAATTGTAACCGGGCCGAAATCGAGTGTTTCTGGAGCGAAGGAGATATCGGGAGAACCGGGGATGTGAACCTCGCCAGTTATACAGATTCTGAGAGAAGAATTTTCAAGATCGTTGGAGTTAATTGTCAAGGTATCGACAAATATACCCTCTTCTACAGCTTGGAAAGAAATGGTAAGGGTTTCCTCGGTCTCTTCGGCTATTTCAGTTGGTGGTTCGGGCGAGTATGAAAAATAACTTCCAGAGGAGCTCAGACCAAATTCCTCGATTATCAAATTTGTATTTCCTGAATTGCCAATTAAAAAGGGCGTGGTGACAGTTGTATCGATGGATTCGACATAGAAATCGATACTATTTGGCAGAACATAAATATGAGGTTGAGGATCGACAGAATAAACCGTTATCCAAATGGAATCCTCCGCAGAACAACCGAAGGTGTCGCTGACTGTAAGGGAATACCATCCGGAGTTTAAGGAGTCAGATGAAGCAATTATTGGACACCTAATATTCGATGTAAATCCCGCAGGACCTTGCCATAGGAAAGAATAGCTTGGATTGTTTGGGAAGCCTATAAGCAATATAGGTTCGCCGCTGTTGATGCTATCATTAGACGAGAACGCTTCGACCTCGGGTGGTTGAATGACAGTCACCGTTACATTAGTCGAATCGGTGCAATTAAGGCTATCGACGCAATGAACCCAGTAGAGTGTGGTGAAATCTGGATGTGCTATGGTCGTTTCGGAATCGGTCGTGGAAAGACCCTCGGAGGGAACCCATTCATATTCGACTGGACCATATGTGCCGGAGCATTCTGCTGTAAGCAATACGGAATCACCCTTGCATATCGGGGGAGTTGGTGCAATCTCCACACGAAGCGAGCATTCATCTGGAATTATAGAAATCAAGATGCTGTCTTCGATGACGAAATCACCGCAGGGTTGGCTATCGCTAGCGTTTATTTTATACCAGCTCGAAGAAACAGGATGAACCCAGATAATCGGTTCATCGGGAGCGGAGACAAATGGCCCAAACCACTCGAGAGAGATGTCGCCTATAGCATCCTCGAAGTTTGCGGTTACAAGAGCACTATCGCCGAGGTGAATTGAGGATGGCGATGCTGTGAGTTCGACTTTCATGGTGCAAAGAACTGAATCGACAACGATTGTAACGCTTTTGGAATCGATGCAACCGAAGGCATCGGTGGCTATAAGAGTATAGATAGTCGTGGTATCCGGAAAGGCGTTAGTAGCGAATGAATCCGGGTCAGATAGGTCGATAGAAGGTTCCCAGTTCCATTCTATCGGTTCGGTTGCCCATGTAAAATCAGCGACAAGCGAATGTGAATCACCTCTGCATATAACTATACTATCCTCGGATATAAGGTCGAGGTTTTTAACATGAATCGTTATCGAAGAAGTGTCAGAGCAACTATCGTCGCTGGCGATCACAATAAAATTCGTCGAGCTATCGAGGAAAGTAAGAAATGGCGATGGTGCAAAGGGATCATCAAGATAAATTGAAGGTGACCAGTTATATGTAACTTCGCCGGTTGCACCATATGTAGATGTTGCCAGTGTGATTAAATCACCAAGACATATCGATGTTTCGGAGAATGCGGGTGTAACCTCGAGACTACACTCGAACGAGGGTAATATATCAACGACGATAGAATCCTCGATCGCAAAAACACCGCATATTTGTGAGTCCATAGCAGTGAAATGATATACCATTCTCGAAGGTGGCCGTGCAGTGGGGAAAAGGCTCGATGGGTCATCGAGCCAAAGCGTTGGAGACCAAGTGAAAGAGACATCACCAACAACTCCAGTGATTTCGCTACGAAGATAAGCTAAACCACCGACAATTATATTTGTATCCGGCGATAAAAGAACTTCGAGAGTTTTTATTATACTATCGACCTCGAGCGAGACTTCGGTTGTTAAAAGGCAGCCTTCGCCATCTATGCCCATCACCGAATAAGTGATGCTCGATTCGGCATAGAATATTGGATCCCCGGCGGTCGAGTCGCTGAGATGAATCGAGGGTGTCCAAGCCCAACTGACTGGAGGCCTTCCGTTGGCAAATGAAAGAATTAATGGTATGCTATCGCCCTTACAAAAACTACCAGCAGGAAGCGAGTCATTCGAGATAAACTTAACTGACACCCGAACAGAATCAAAATCGATACAACTGGAATCATCCTCGGCACGAATGATATATACGGTAGTGGTTTCAGGGGAAGCGTAGGTAATTCGCTCGTAAGGAGAAGATAGGCCGGTAGTGGGTGTCCAGGAAAATTCAACAGCTCCGTTAGCTCCAGTAATGTTGGCACCGATAAGAGCGCTTTCTTCGGGACATATAGAATCATCGGGCGTGGCGGTGACGGAAAGAGAACATCCAAGCCATGTATTGACATATATAGTGATATATGCGGTGTCCGCATGCACTCCGCATAACTGATTGTCACGCGCGATTATTGTGTATATAGTTGTTTCATGCGGGAAAGCTCTAGTGAAAACCGAATCTGGATCAGAAAGACCCTCAGTCGGTGTCCATTCGACTGAAAGTTCACCCGAAACATCAGAGACCAATGCATAAATTTCTGTTGTGTCGCCAATATCTATTGAGTCCGATTCGACTATGATATTGAGAATGTTCATCGAGTAGGATAGGGTGTCTATGTCTATCAGAACACGCGCGCTGTCAGAACAACTGTCGTCGGAGATAACTACCCAGAACCAAGTGGTCCATTCGGGAAACGCACTGGGAATTGAGTGTGTCGGTTCATCGAGGAACTCGGATGGTCGCCACATATAATGAACTTCGCCAACAGCACCGTCGAATTCGACCCAAAGTGGGATACTATCTCCACGGCATATAGTGGTTCTCGGAACCATACTGGTGATCTGGAGTGGGCAAGCCGATGTGTCTTCCACTCTAATATAGATGCTATCGCTGATCGAATAAATGCAACTTCCCTGTGTGTCGATCACTGTGAGATAGAACCAACTGGACTCAAATGGTTCCGCCCATGGGTTCGGAAGATATGGGACATCGAGTAATATCTCAGGTGACCAGTAATAACCTATCGAACCTACCGGATCGGAAATATCAGCATGGAGGCGTGTAACTTCTCCAAGAAGGATAACTGAATCCTCCACAGAAATATCCAAAGACATGGTTGTGAGCAAACTATCGACGATTATTCTGAGACTATCCCCCGATGTGCATCCTGCGGAGTCGATTACGGTTAGTCGTAAAGTTGTCGTTGTTTCAGGATAAGCGGAAACAAGCGCACTTTCAGGCGGGAAAACTACTTCAATGGGCGACCAGATATATTCAAAAGGAGGAACCCCACCCTCGATTATCGAGTTAACTATTAAGTAATCACCGCGACATATCCTTGGATCATCGGTTGATATATCGAGAGAGATTTCGTCAACTATAACAGCAACGGTGGCGGTATCTGCACAACCGGAGTCATCCCAGGCTGTAACAGTATAGACGATGTCATCAACGGGCGCGCAAAGTGGATTCTTTACTAGATGAGAGGAAAGATATGTCGATGGAGACCAGGTATAATAGACGGTCCCAAAGGGATTAGTAGCACCGGCATAGAGATTAAAAGAACTTCCTTCGCATACGATAGTGTCAGAAGTCAGTGTATCAAGGTTAAGCCTGCATTCGACTTCATCGAGAACGCTGATGGTTATACTGTCGTAAACCATCCAAAAACCGCATTCCTGACTGTCTATGACGGTTACGACGTAGACAGTAGTGGTTTCCGGTTGCGCGAGGGGTTCTGAACTATATGCCCATGTCAGGCTAGTCATGGGTTCCCAGCGATATGAAACTGAGCTATCCCAACCGCTAACATCGCAATGAAGGTAGGTTGAAGAGCCCGATGTAATTTCTATGCTGTCAGCATTTAAAGATTCTATGGTAAGAGTTTTGATTACCGTGTCGATTTGGACATAGATAGTCGAAGTGTCGGCGCAACCAAATTCGTTAATACCAATTGCGGAATACCATCCAGCCATGTCCGCAGAACAGGGAAGGAAGAAGTGGGTGCGACCGACGCGTATGCTGCTATCAGGAAAAAGCCAGTTGTAGGATGTCAATCCAGCTGGATTAACACGGACTTCCAGCATCTCGCCCTCACATACAGGGGCATTGGTAGTGGCTGTAACCTCCGGTTTGGGATTGACTATAACTGAGGTGGTTGCTGTATCTTTGCAGCTATAAGGGCTTGTAACTATAACGCTGTAAGTTCCAGTGAACGATGAATCGGGGTCGAGGATGATCGGGTTTTGAGCAGAGCTTAACCATCCGCGGGGACCGGACCACGAGTAACTTGCCATACCGCTAGGTGTGCTGGACAGGTGAATACTCGAAGTGCTGCAGTAAGGTCCCGTGTTGCTCGCTGTAGCTATAGGCCTGGTATTGATTGCCAATGTTGTAGTAGCTGTATCTAAACAGTCACTGGCATTTCTCACAATGAGCCGATACACGCCCGACATGGCAGGAGTTGATATACCGAGTGGGGGGTTTTGCGCGGTCGATGTGAAACCACTCGGGCCAGTCCAGCTATACTCGATCATGCCGTCAGGACTACCAAATAGAGTAGAAGAATCGCCTTCGCAGTGTGGCCCGTCATTCGAGGCTGTTGCCAAAGGGCTTTCGACTACGAGGATGTTAACACTGTCAGTTTTCTCACCAAAGAAGGACAAGGAGCCATAACGCATTTGCCATTGGAAGGTGTAGTCTCCAGGTGTGCTAGGTGCTATAATATTAAAAGCGAAGGTGTGGGTATCGCCCGGTTCTACAATTTCGCCATCGATAGCTACCTCACTTATGCTCCACGTGGTATTGAGAGGTGGGTTCTGACTAGTGAGTTTAATATTTTCCCAGCTTGTCCAGTCAAGGTTGCCGGTGTTTTGCATAGTGACAGTTACCGGTATTATCGAGCCTGCGCAAACCTGTGGTGGGGGAGGAGTTTGTGAGATGAATTTCGCCGAGATGGAGTCGAAATGGCAGGTAATAGTGTAATTTGTTGAGGTGACTCTGTAGCAATGATAAAAAGCGCCGCCGTTGCTCCATTCCCTGAAGAAATAAATACCTCCCGGTTCTCCAAATTGTGGGCTTATGGCCTCTAGCCAATGGCAAGGACCGGAAGAACCATAATACGGCCAGAAAAAAATCGTTGTTGAATCGTAAAATGCGCTATCGGCGGAGAACCAAAGTCCGGGTGGATCAGTTTTTATAGTTGTCTGCGGCTGGGGAAGTGTGTTGAAAGATCGGCTCGTCCATTCAGAATAAGTTCTGCCTGAAGATTCACAATTAACCCATGCGCGAACATGAAGGTAGTAATTTGTTTCTGGAGCTAGGGATAAAAGTGAGATATAGTTTGTGTCGAGATCCGTTCCAGAAGGCGGTGGAGAAGCAAAGGGGTTTATGGAATATTGATAACCATCGTGTAGCATGACATGGTGCCATATACCTTTAGCAGCAAGTGGAGTGATGTCATAAACCTCGAGGCAATTCGGCGATTCTAGAGGAACGCAATCCAAAGGTGCACCCATGATAGTGATATCCATAGTATCACTTACAACAGACCACTCATTAAAATCTGTCGTAGTAAACCTTTCGGAAAAGGATATTCTAAGATTGCCCGGTCGATATGATCTCAGAGTAAAAGAATACCTGCTTGGCGAAAAGGAATAAGCCGAATCGAGGCTATCGGGAACAAGAAAATAGCAAGCGCGGACTATTAGATCACGGTTCAAATCCGCCGGAGATGAATGAGTGTAATAATTCCGGTAGCAGGGCGAACCTGTGCAAAGAGAGACGCTGCTCTCTGTGATGTTTGCCAGTTGCCTCGAACTGGAGCTTAAAATAAAGCTCTGGTATTCATTGAGACACTCTCCAGCGGCATAAACAACACTATCTGAAGTTGTTCTTATAGAATCGATATAGACCTTAAAATCCTGTTCGCTACCGGTGGATAGGGTAGTAAGGTCGATATCAAAACTTGTATAAATAGTTCCCAAGTTATCAGTAAAGGCCGTGTGCGATAAGGATAAAGCAAAAAACAATATTATATATATTTTTTTCATCACTTTACTTTAAATAATGGTGCATTTTCGACAAGCCTATATAGATACTGTATTTCGACCCGCCTGTTTGGAAATCCCCCAACAATATTTTCGACTTTTATGATCAATTCATATCCATCCGGTGTTCTAACAAGGTATCGAGCGCTTATCCGGCAGGGCTCCTCTTGAGTTTTCGGAAATGTGGTCAATTCCTGCACGTCGAATATAGCATCGAGTTCGAGAAAATCCATGAAGAGAATACCGGCGTTGCGTGTTTCCCATATATGGTATTTGCTTTGCACCTTCGATGGGGATTTAAGCATTAGGCTACCATAAGAATCACCCGGACTATTAGTGCCAAGATAAAGATCGATAAGAGAGGCATTTTTATAAAGCATAGAAATTTCGGTGTATTCAGAAAAATCGAAAGCCGATGGATTACCGAGTTTA
Proteins encoded:
- a CDS encoding C10 family peptidase, encoding MKQTPSTVFIIIVLFALNIAFAIQVTQEMALDVASIFLDTHPGFGLSPDQLCKSEPFAISNISVITSDVQPLAYIAHIEPQGYIAVSADTDIEPIIAYSTEGDFVIDESHNNLPYLILKTDLALRKEAKPFTNSAVLRANNLSWNSYLNHEKLFISSISTTSIWGPWIDTNWGQSAPYNEHCPIDPEAGERSVTGCVATATSQIIDYWEYPSSATFNSSDSYWSESTSPRIWIDASTASFYGLDYRGAGRYPTSASIADLMWACGVSLQMQYSNEGSSSDTRFVPDALMNKFDYASASGMIILSTGFWDTLQANILIAQPVELGIGGMGVGGHAIVCDGYDTSDLYHLNMGWSGYSNGWYSLPEGMPADFTIVGHQAKDIIPPVITRRPPQNLNAKSITGGYIELSWNRPFNITEPVIGYKIYRKGFYDTEYTHIITISDTIYLDTSISELTGYTYAVSADYSAGESDPLQISVYSGIIGGWSRTYGGAGDQVPYFVAPAPGYGCIAVGYTLLSSTLDKDGYVLRTVAGSSPLWTTSIDRAGTDDCLYSVCELPDSEFSAAGYSVNDSRNNIWLVKLNDTGDTIWTRLIETSYNEVALSHIFTSEDCFVLAGYRSEGSIEYGIAAKTDANGDTIWLRNYYSNTRFNSVKEVSSGGFILAGEISPGPLGQSDVHIVRIDINGDTLWSRNFGGTLDDVANCITEMRDGSFVITGKTRSYGMPIFNSMLVMKISSSGDEIWTRSFVDMGDFEGHSVIETHRGTIFAAGGAKFGGNLDIYTIELNCDGDSLATHTYGTAGSDIAYSAVQLPDTGLVIAGKTFQTDNTDFWLLKIGGDLLSSVEETLPPVPENISLLAHPNPFNSAVSLSLCDIDNSRDISAQIYDITGKYITDLRSSPNSSNTTLIWTPKEGIGSGIYLVRVKTGGEYISKRIIYIK
- a CDS encoding choice-of-anchor D domain-containing protein, with protein sequence MKKIYIILFFALSLSHTAFTDNLGTIYTSFDIDLTTLSTGSEQDFKVYIDSIRTTSDSVVYAAGECLNEYQSFILSSSSRQLANITESSVSLCTGSPCYRNYYTHSSPADLNRDLIVRACYFLVPDSLDSAYSFSPSRYSFTLRSYRPGNLRISFSERFTTTDFNEWSVVSDTMDITIMGAPLDCVPLESPNCLEVYDITPLAAKGIWHHVMLHDGYQYSINPFASPPPSGTDLDTNYISLLSLAPETNYYLHVRAWVNCESSGRTYSEWTSRSFNTLPQPQTTIKTDPPGLWFSADSAFYDSTTIFFWPYYGSSGPCHWLEAISPQFGEPGGIYFFREWSNGGAFYHCYRVTSTNYTITCHFDSISAKFISQTPPPPQVCAGSIIPVTVTMQNTGNLDWTSWENIKLTSQNPPLNTTWSISEVAIDGEIVEPGDTHTFAFNIIAPSTPGDYTFQWQMRYGSLSFFGEKTDSVNILVVESPLATASNDGPHCEGDSSTLFGSPDGMIEYSWTGPSGFTSTAQNPPLGISTPAMSGVYRLIVRNASDCLDTATTTLAINTRPIATASNTGPYCSTSSIHLSSTPSGMASYSWSGPRGWLSSAQNPIILDPDSSFTGTYSVIVTSPYSCKDTATTSVIVNPKPEVTATTNAPVCEGEMLEVRVNPAGLTSYNWLFPDSSIRVGRTHFFLPCSADMAGWYSAIGINEFGCADTSTIYVQIDTVIKTLTIESLNADSIEITSGSSTYLHCDVSGWDSSVSYRWEPMTSLTWAYSSEPLAQPETTTVYVVTVIDSQECGFWMVYDSITISVLDEVECRLNLDTLTSDTIVCEGSSFNLYAGATNPFGTVYYTWSPSTYLSSHLVKNPLCAPVDDIVYTVTAWDDSGCADTATVAVIVDEISLDISTDDPRICRGDYLIVNSIIEGGVPPFEYIWSPIEVVFPPESALVSAYPETTTTLRLTVIDSAGCTSGDSLRIIVDSLLTTMSLDISVEDSVILLGEVTRLHADISDPVGSIGYYWSPEILLDVPYLPNPWAEPFESSWFYLTVIDTQGSCIYSISDSIYIRVEDTSACPLQITSMVPRTTICRGDSIPLWVEFDGAVGEVHYMWRPSEFLDEPTHSIPSAFPEWTTWFWVVISDDSCSDSARVLIDIDTLSYSMNILNIIVESDSIDIGDTTEIYALVSDVSGELSVEWTPTEGLSDPDSVFTRAFPHETTIYTIIARDNQLCGVHADTAYITIYVNTWLGCSLSVTATPDDSICPEESALIGANITGANGAVEFSWTPTTGLSSPYERITYASPETTTVYIIRAEDDSSCIDFDSVRVSVKFISNDSLPAGSFCKGDSIPLILSFANGRPPVSWAWTPSIHLSDSTAGDPIFYAESSITYSVMGIDGEGCLLTTEVSLEVDSIIKTLEVLLSPDTNIIVGGLAYLRSEITGVVGDVSFTWSPTLWLDDPSSLFPTARPPSRMVYHFTAMDSQICGVFAIEDSIVVDILPSFECSLEVTPAFSETSICLGDLITLATSTYGATGEVTYNWSPSIYLDDPFAPSPFLTFLDSSTNFIVIASDDSCSDTSSITIHVKNLDLISEDSIVICRGDSHSLVADFTWATEPIEWNWEPSIDLSDPDSFATNAFPDTTTIYTLIATDAFGCIDSKSVTIVVDSVLCTMKVELTASPSSIHLGDSALVTANFEDAIGDISLEWFGPFVSAPDEPIIWVHPVSSSWYKINASDSQPCGDFVIEDSILISIIPDECSLRVEIAPTPPICKGDSVLLTAECSGTYGPVEYEWVPSEGLSTTDSETTIAHPDFTTLYWVHCVDSLNCTDSTNVTVTVIQPPEVEAFSSNDSINSGEPILLIGFPNNPSYSFLWQGPAGFTSNIRCPIIASSDSLNSGWYSLTVSDTFGCSAEDSIWITVYSVDPQPHIYVLPNSIDFYVESIDTTVTTPFLIGNSGNTNLIIEEFGLSSSGSYFSYSPEPPTEIAEETEETLTISFQAVEEGIFVDTLTINSNDLENSSLRICITGEVHIPGSPDISFAPETLDFGPVTIGECSDESTYVINTGDRQLIIYQLDFPRQGLYHTTPQLPDSINPTDGEWFVFEYCPSEASSMHIEVEPITNIYFGNPAILLALGLGIEQAGYSINTEIITPNGDNKNDIFRISHTNPSDSCILTIYSLEGKEIYSSSVLEWDGKVGGRLAPIGTYYYSLACQNARISSGTIALIY